The following coding sequences lie in one Lolium perenne isolate Kyuss_39 chromosome 2, Kyuss_2.0, whole genome shotgun sequence genomic window:
- the LOC127337172 gene encoding F-box protein At5g07610 codes for MEETNRGKNEARTVSLPASATVQAEDGPFTDDLIVEILSRLPARSIHRFKCVSPFWRDLIADPAHRRKLSQTLAGFLYDTYDSVNSCFLEFHFATVSASTGAAPLVDPSLPFLPPDEYLYVSQIDTCNGLLLGLAHMAPPPSTVDNVMLESHYIVCNPATARWVDLPPHPNPNVPTHMMARLAFDPTISPHFHVLQFAETEQQQYLTGVSIYSSQTRAWNHKETRSIGKFNLYFGTRSVFFRGMLHLLAGSPP; via the coding sequence ATGGAGGAGACAAATCGTGGGAAGAATGAGGCGAGGACAGTCAGCCTTCCGGCGTCGGCCACAGTGCAGGCGGAGGACGGTCCCTTCACGGACGACCTCATAGTGGAGATCCTCTCCCGCCTCCCCGCCAGGTCTATCCACCGCTTCAAGTGCGTCTCCCCTTTCTGGCGCGACCTCATCGCCGATCCAGCTCACCGCAGGAAGCTTTCCCAgacccttgccggcttcctctacGACACCTACGACAGCGTAAACTCCTGCTTCCTCGAGTTCCACTTTGCCACCGTCTCCGCCAGCACGGGCGCGGCCCCGCTGGTCGACCCGTCCCTCCCATTCCTGCCACCCGACGAGTACCTGTACGTCTCCCAGATCGACACCTGTAACGGCCTCCTCCTCGGACTCGCGCACATGGCCCCTCCTCCTTCCACAGTCGACAACGTTATGCTTGAGTCCCATTACATCGTGTGCAATCCAGCCACCGCGAGGTGGGTCGACCTGCCCCCTCACCCCAATCCTAATGTGCCAACTCACATGATGGCTCGTTTGGCTTTTGATCCGACAATCTCGCCTCATTTCCACGTTCTTCAGTTTGCAGAGACCGAGCAGCAGCAGTACCTCACAGGAGTGAGCATATACTCATCCCAAACTAGAGCCTGGAATCATAAAGAAACCCGGTCCATTGGGAAATTTAACTTGTACTTTGGCACTAGAAGTGTCTTCTTTCGTGGTATGTTGCACTTGCTTGCTGGGTCTCCCCCATGA
- the LOC127329721 gene encoding uncharacterized protein has translation MEMDTESIGLAAMVICSSNSDGEENPRQLRCRRRRGVRVKCEGLRRWKDRASRRRDAAAAAEEKEMNKEENALIMYRRRWERCWAPYFGSFEDETRIGPMRYTSGPIPAFAFPEETLQIFSIRIRAPKDGLKWPLHVHGYIATRDTTDHNRNYLFRRTRDNCQTLTQKDPFLQLTGPSRGIVYLDLIVFEVELKVKGKGESEDEMLAFNVFYYDEGFHCERRISICNTHKRCTLEYSVALRQRAVEATISIRVVDGSWPDNHRGQVVSRISGVKGKIVLFDSGDRELPISSNGVIELSRRVVSVELGEKLMVAVDASLSDFVEGATVVFMPKKSGTSHGVCGQR, from the exons atggagatggacactGAGAGCATCGGACTGGCGGCGATGGTgatctgcagcagcaacagcgacgGCGAGGAAAACCCACGTCAGCTCCGCTGCCGCAGACGGAGAGGGGTGAGGGTGAAGTGTGAGGGCCTGAGGAGGTGGAAGGACCGAGCTTCTCGCCGGCGGgacgcggcagcggcggcggaggagaagGAGATGAACAAGGAGGAGAATGCGCTCATCATGTACCGTCGCCGCTGGGAGAGATGCTGGGCCCCCTATTTTGGTTCCTTCGAGGACGAAA CACGTATTGGTCCCATGAGGTATACCTCTGGACCCATCCCTGCATTTGCTTTTCCAGAAGAGACCTTGCAGATCTTCTCCATCAGAATCAGGGCCCCAAAAGATGGCCTCAAGTGGCCACTTCATGTCCATGGCTATATTGCCACAAGAGATACGACAGATCATAATCGCAACTATCTCTTCAGACGTACAAGGGATAACTGTCAAACCCTCACCCAAAAG GATCCATTCTTGCAGTTAACAGGCCCATCTCGTGGAATTGTGTACCTTGATCTGATTGTGTTTGAAGTTGAGCTAAAAGTGAAGGGCAAAGGGGAGTCTGAAGATGAAATGTTGGCTTTCAATGTCTTTTACTACGACGAGGGGTTTCACTGTGAACGCAGGATTTCTATATGTAACACCCACAAGCGTTGCACTCTTGAGTATTCAGTGGCACTGCGGCAACGCGCAGTTGAGGCCACTATCAGTATCAGAGTTGTTGATGGGTCATGGCCGGATAATCACCGAGGACAGGTTGTTTCCCGAATATCCGGCGTAAAGGGGAAGATTGTTTTGTTCGATTCTGGAGACAGAGAACTGCCCATCAGTTCGAATGGCGTGATTGAGCTTTCAAGGCGTGTTGTTTCTGTGGAATTAGGAGAGAAACTGATGGTCGCTGTGGACGCCTCTCTatctgattttgttgaaggagctACTGTTGTCTTCATGCCAAAAAAGTCCGGCACGAGCCACGGCGTGTGTGGACAGAGgtga
- the LOC127337171 gene encoding uncharacterized protein, whose amino-acid sequence MAAAGAWPAAASAARAAVRTLGRFIPRTYTHSTTTAASSSSPAHTLDDYNRLLSALARDGDGDGALRVLRLMRQSPSPAACAPTAASYVSAMAALSKAARPADAAALFDDMLAHGVAPDRAAFSLLLHIYSSHLALPSAAHSVLLWMTRLGLPPSPIDYADLVFSFCRAGRLPDALQVLDEMRALGYPLTTHVYAPILQAHCANGDMRSADALIASMRLSGCHPDVVIYNIYVHGLCKAGDFDAVERLIEESSFNGWAPDAVTYSTYIAGLCRCGRVEDAFRQLEIMVAKGLQLTVVGLNILLDHAAQELDMEVGNEVLERCEELGFEVDVVTYNTAMDHFGKEMQWLRVLKLFTDLLKKPITPDAHTYNILISGLCRAGKFRLAKFVFGCRGFVADTVTCNILIHEFYGAGREDELGFLFSDINAAKIVPDTITYNTLVDCLCRSGRRSQAANLVRHIDEGYPAEPVAHLTYWLVRSGHVQEALRLFDDIVAKGVALDGRVFANVIKAFCRKGPVDCADMTQLCFVLDRMLWIG is encoded by the coding sequence atggccgccgccggcgCGTGGCCGGCGGCCGCCTCGGCGGCGCGCGCGGCCGTGCGCACGCTCGGGCGCTTCATCCCGCGCACCTACACccactccaccaccaccgccgcctcctcctcctctccggcGCACACCCTCGACGACTACAACCGCCTCCTGTCCGCCCTGGCGCGGGACGGGGACGGCGACGGGGCGCTGCGCGTGCTCCGCCTCATGCGCCAGTCCCCCTCGCCCGCCGCCTGCGCGCCCACGGCCGCCTCCTACGTCTCCGCCATGGCGGCGCTCTCCAAGGCCGCCCGCCCCGCCGACGCGGCCGCGCTCTTCGACGACATGCTCGCGCACGGCGTGGCCCCGGACCGCGCCGccttctccctcctcctccacatctacTCCTCCCACCTCGCCCTCCCCTCCGCGGCCCACTCCGTGCTCCTCTGGATGACCCGCCTCGGCCTCCCGCCCTCCCCCATCGACTACGCCGACCTCGTCTTCTCCTTCTGCCGCGCGGGGCGCCTCCCGGACGCGCTCcaggtgctcgacgaaatgcgCGCGCTCGGCTACCCGCTCACCACGCACGTCTACGCACCCATCCTCCAGGCACACTGCGCCAACGGCGACATGCGATCCGCCGACGCGCTCATCGCCTCCATGCGCCTCTCGGGGTGCCACCCGGACGTCGTCATCTACAACATCTACGTCCACGGCCTGTGCAAGGCCGGGGACTTCGACGCCGTGGAGCGGCTCATCGAGGAGAGCAGCTTCAACGGCTGGGCGCCGGACGCGGTCACGTACAGCACCTACATCGCGGGCCTCTGCCGGTGCGGGCGCGTCGAGGACGCGTTCCGGCAGCTCGAGATCATGGTCGCCAAAGGGCTGCAGCTCACGGTGGTCGGCCTCAACATACTGCTGGACCACGCCGCGCAGGAGCTCGACATGGAGGTGGGCAACGAGGTGCTGGAGCGGTGCGAGGAGCTGGGCTTCGAGGTCGACGTCGTGACCTACAACACCGCCATGGACCATTTCGGCAAGGAGATGCAGTGGCTGCGCGTCCTCAAGCTGTTTACGGATCTGCTCAAGAAGCCGATAACACCTGACGCGCACACGTACAACATTCTGATCTCGGGCCTGTGCCGGGCCGGCAAGTTCCGGCTCGCCAAGTTCGTCTTCGGCTGCAGGGGGTTTGTGGCGGACACCGTCACCTGTAACATCCTCATCCATGAGTTCTACGGTGCCGGAAGGGAGGATGAGCTTGGTTTTTTGTTCTCTGATATCAACGCGGCGAAGATTGTCCCGGATACAATCACGTACAACACACTCGTCGATTGCCTCTGTAGGTCTGGGAGGAGGTCCCAGGCCGCCAATTTGGTCAGGCACATCGATGAAGGATACCCTGCGGAGCCTGTAGCGCATCTGACGTATTGGTTGGTCAGGAGTGGGCATGTTCAAGAGGCCTTGAGGCTTTTTGATGACATAGTAGCCAAAGGAGTCGCTTTGGATGGCAGGGTTTTCGCTAATGTGATCAAGGCGTTTTGCCGAAAGGGTCCAGTGGATTGCGCTGACATGACACAGCTGTGTTTTGTATTGGATAGGATGCTTTGGATTGGATGA